From Cellulophaga lytica DSM 7489, a single genomic window includes:
- a CDS encoding DUF1801 domain-containing protein, with the protein MQSKATTPDQYINELPEERKEAVSKIRETILNNIPTGFTETMSYGMLGYVVPHTLYADGYHCDPKLPLPFMNVASQKNFIALYHSGIYADPDLLNWFTTEYPKHCKRKLDMGKSCIRFKKLDDIPYELIGELATKMTVQQWIDLYEKNTKK; encoded by the coding sequence ATGCAATCTAAAGCAACAACACCAGACCAATATATAAATGAGTTACCAGAAGAGCGCAAAGAAGCTGTATCTAAAATTAGAGAAACAATTTTAAACAATATTCCTACTGGTTTTACAGAAACTATGAGTTATGGTATGTTAGGCTATGTTGTACCACATACTTTGTATGCAGATGGCTACCATTGTGATCCTAAATTGCCGCTCCCCTTTATGAATGTGGCATCGCAAAAAAACTTTATAGCATTGTACCATTCTGGTATTTATGCAGATCCAGACTTGTTAAATTGGTTTACTACAGAATATCCTAAGCATTGCAAACGCAAGTTAGATATGGGCAAGAGTTGTATCAGGTTTAAAAAGTTAGATGATATCCCATACGAGTTAATTGGCGAACTAGCTACAAAAATGACAGTACAACAATGGATAGATTTATACGAGAAAAACACTAAAAAATAA
- a CDS encoding VOC family protein: MKNRVTGLGGFFFKTEDPDKIKQWYKERLGLDTDRYGCTFWWKDKEGKDCSTQWSPMKNDTTYFEPSKSSFMMNFRVENLVELLKVLKAEGVTIVGEIEEYSYGKFGWILDPDGNKLELWEPIDEAFK; encoded by the coding sequence ATGAAGAATAGAGTTACAGGTTTAGGAGGTTTCTTTTTTAAAACAGAAGACCCAGATAAAATAAAGCAATGGTACAAAGAAAGATTAGGTCTGGATACAGACCGCTATGGTTGCACTTTTTGGTGGAAAGATAAAGAAGGAAAAGACTGTAGTACACAATGGAGCCCTATGAAAAATGACACTACGTATTTTGAACCAAGCAAATCTTCTTTTATGATGAATTTTAGGGTAGAAAATCTAGTAGAATTATTAAAAGTATTAAAAGCAGAAGGCGTTACTATTGTTGGTGAAATAGAAGAATATAGCTACGGTAAATTTGGATGGATACTGGACCCTGACGGAAATAAGTTAGAATTATGGGAGCCAATAGACGAAGCTTTTAAGTAA
- a CDS encoding cupin domain-containing protein, producing MKTINLQEKQSKFNKQWHPHQIAVVDNMQVLLAKLKGDFVWHAHENEDELFQVLKGTLYMQFRDRTEIVKEGEIIVVPKGVEHCPRTENDEVVEVLLFEKLSTSHTGNVIDKKTQTEYPKI from the coding sequence TTGAAAACTATTAACCTACAAGAAAAACAAAGCAAGTTTAACAAACAGTGGCATCCGCACCAAATTGCTGTTGTAGACAATATGCAGGTACTTTTAGCCAAATTAAAGGGCGACTTTGTTTGGCACGCACACGAGAATGAAGATGAACTTTTTCAGGTATTAAAAGGCACACTTTATATGCAATTTAGAGACCGTACAGAAATTGTAAAAGAGGGTGAAATAATTGTGGTACCAAAAGGCGTAGAACATTGCCCTAGAACAGAAAACGATGAAGTTGTAGAGGTATTGTTGTTTGAAAAACTATCTACCTCACATACAGGCAATGTTATTGACAAAAAAACACAAACTGAATATCCAAAAATATAA
- the mgtE gene encoding magnesium transporter, with the protein MTPFKLTDEFLQHIETLISNQKDADIQLLLEEIHYADIAEIVNELNTDEATYIIKLLESDKTSDILTELDEDVRESILGNLSTKEIADELNELDTDDAADIVAELPQNIVQEVISELEDREHAKDIVDLLRYDEYSAGGLMAKELVKVNVNWNVLTCVKEMRAQAENVTRVHSIYVVDDEEKLKGRLSLKDLLTTSTKTHIKDVYIPKVDSVSVNEKPEEIAKIMSRYDLEAIPVVDEIGRLVGRITIDDIVDVIKEEADKDYQMAAGISQDVEADDSILDLTKARLPWLILGLFGGVGSATIMGTFEGVINGHISLLLFTPLIAAMAGNVGVQSSAIVVQGIANDDLKGSMVNRLIKEILLSALNGTILAIILFCFAWLMEGDVKMAFAISISLIAVIIVAGIIGTFVPIFLHKRGIDPAIATGPFITTSNDIFGIIIYFSIAKMFL; encoded by the coding sequence ATGACACCGTTTAAATTAACAGACGAATTTTTACAGCATATAGAAACATTAATTTCCAATCAAAAAGACGCAGATATTCAGCTTCTTTTAGAGGAAATACACTATGCAGATATTGCCGAAATAGTTAATGAGCTTAATACTGATGAGGCTACTTATATAATTAAATTATTAGAGAGTGATAAAACCTCTGATATTTTAACGGAGCTAGATGAAGATGTAAGAGAATCTATTTTAGGAAACTTATCTACCAAGGAAATTGCAGATGAGCTTAATGAACTAGATACAGATGATGCCGCAGATATTGTTGCAGAGTTACCACAAAACATTGTACAAGAGGTAATATCTGAACTAGAAGACAGGGAACATGCAAAAGACATTGTAGATCTTTTACGATATGATGAGTATTCTGCAGGTGGATTAATGGCAAAAGAGCTTGTAAAAGTAAATGTAAACTGGAACGTGCTTACTTGTGTAAAAGAAATGCGTGCACAAGCAGAAAATGTTACTAGAGTACACTCTATTTATGTAGTAGATGATGAAGAAAAACTCAAAGGAAGGTTATCATTAAAAGATTTACTTACCACATCTACAAAAACACACATTAAAGATGTGTATATCCCAAAAGTAGACTCTGTTTCTGTAAACGAAAAACCAGAGGAAATTGCAAAAATAATGTCTAGGTATGACCTTGAAGCTATACCTGTTGTTGATGAAATTGGCAGGCTAGTTGGAAGAATTACTATTGATGATATTGTAGACGTAATTAAAGAAGAAGCAGATAAAGATTATCAGATGGCTGCAGGTATATCTCAAGATGTAGAAGCAGATGATAGCATATTAGACTTAACAAAAGCACGTTTACCTTGGTTAATATTAGGCCTTTTTGGAGGTGTAGGTTCTGCCACTATTATGGGTACTTTTGAAGGTGTTATAAATGGCCATATTTCGCTACTATTATTTACACCCTTAATTGCCGCTATGGCTGGTAATGTAGGTGTGCAATCTAGTGCAATTGTTGTGCAAGGTATTGCCAACGATGATTTAAAAGGCAGTATGGTAAATAGGCTTATAAAAGAAATACTTTTATCTGCACTTAATGGCACTATACTAGCCATTATACTTTTTTGTTTTGCTTGGCTTATGGAGGGCGATGTTAAAATGGCATTTGCCATATCTATATCATTAATAGCAGTTATTATTGTTGCTGGTATTATTGGTACGTTTGTACCTATTTTTTTACACAAAAGAGGTATAGACCCTGCCATTGCTACAGGACCATTTATTACAACCAGTAACGATATTTTTGGTATTATAATCTATTTTTCAATAGCTAAAATGTTCTTATAA
- a CDS encoding DUF4286 family protein — protein MYIYNVTINVEEEVHDKWLSWMKETHIPDMLATGKFTGAKMCKVIIEEEMGGVTYSVQYSTPNKETLDVYYKDDADKLRQEANKLFAGKFVAFRTELEVIGEAVLTPAKK, from the coding sequence ATGTATATATACAACGTAACCATTAATGTAGAGGAAGAAGTGCACGATAAGTGGTTGTCTTGGATGAAAGAAACACACATACCAGATATGTTAGCAACTGGTAAATTTACTGGCGCAAAAATGTGTAAGGTTATTATAGAAGAAGAAATGGGAGGTGTAACATACTCTGTACAATACAGCACACCAAACAAAGAAACTTTAGACGTTTATTATAAAGATGATGCAGATAAACTACGCCAGGAAGCAAACAAGCTTTTTGCTGGCAAGTTTGTAGCTTTTAGAACAGAGTTAGAAGTTATTGGAGAAGCAGTATTAACTCCTGCAAAAAAATAA
- the ggt gene encoding gamma-glutamyltransferase — protein sequence MKIKLFYLIACALFTTITNAQTYAKNGMVVSDNSAASKVGTEILKKGGNAIDASIATAFALAVTHPQAGNIGGGGFLVFMKSDGNATTIDFREKAPLKATTNMFLDKDGNLIAGSNHNGLQSVGVPGTVAGLYMAHKKYGKLPWASLVQPAVDLAENGVPLSYTLYKHALHYKKESEFMANYFTNEKGEITQMDEIWKQPVLAATLKEIRDNGKDGFYKGKVAKEIARFMKKNDGLITLKDLAKYEAVERAPLKGTYKGHDIFVMPPPSSGGVALLEMMNIMELADFNKAPFNSTPYVHLVAEAMRRAFADRAEHLGDPDFNLNMPLEKLTSKEFAKNRYNNIDWQKASVSDSTKYGQIYDGTNTTHLSVLDKDGNAVSLTYTLEHSYGSRLGSPKLGFIFNNEMGDFNPQPGYTNSKGLIGSAANIIKPEKRMLSSMTPTIVAKDGKAVLVIGSPGGRTIINTVFQTVLNVIEFDMPIHMAIETMKIHHQWLPDRILYERGLLSPDTVKALEAMGHTMEPRGQLGRLMGITVDSDNKVYVGASDSSSPDGGAVGY from the coding sequence ATGAAAATTAAACTGTTTTATCTTATAGCTTGTGCACTTTTCACTACAATTACCAACGCACAAACCTATGCTAAAAATGGTATGGTAGTATCAGACAATAGTGCGGCATCTAAAGTTGGCACAGAAATACTAAAAAAAGGCGGTAATGCAATAGATGCCTCTATAGCAACTGCTTTTGCACTAGCAGTTACGCACCCACAAGCAGGTAATATTGGCGGTGGTGGCTTTTTGGTTTTTATGAAATCTGATGGCAACGCCACAACTATAGATTTTAGAGAAAAAGCACCTTTAAAAGCTACAACAAATATGTTTTTAGATAAAGATGGTAACTTAATTGCTGGTTCTAACCACAACGGGTTACAATCTGTAGGTGTACCTGGCACAGTTGCAGGTTTATATATGGCTCATAAAAAGTATGGAAAATTGCCGTGGGCTTCATTAGTGCAGCCCGCTGTAGACTTGGCAGAAAATGGTGTACCGCTATCTTACACATTATACAAACATGCTTTACACTATAAAAAAGAATCTGAATTTATGGCTAACTATTTCACCAATGAAAAAGGTGAAATAACACAAATGGATGAAATTTGGAAGCAACCAGTACTTGCCGCTACGCTAAAAGAAATTAGAGACAACGGTAAAGATGGTTTTTACAAAGGGAAAGTTGCCAAAGAAATTGCTCGTTTTATGAAAAAGAACGATGGATTAATTACACTCAAGGATTTGGCAAAATATGAAGCTGTAGAAAGAGCCCCTTTAAAAGGCACTTACAAAGGTCATGATATTTTTGTAATGCCACCACCAAGTTCTGGTGGTGTTGCACTATTAGAAATGATGAATATTATGGAGTTAGCAGATTTTAACAAAGCACCTTTTAACTCAACTCCTTACGTACATTTGGTTGCAGAAGCTATGCGTAGAGCCTTTGCAGATAGAGCAGAACATTTAGGTGATCCTGATTTTAATTTAAATATGCCTTTAGAAAAACTTACCTCTAAAGAATTTGCTAAAAATAGGTACAACAATATAGATTGGCAAAAAGCATCTGTAAGTGACTCTACCAAGTACGGACAAATTTATGATGGTACCAACACCACACATTTATCTGTTTTAGATAAAGATGGCAATGCTGTCTCTTTAACATATACCTTAGAACACTCTTATGGCTCTAGATTAGGTTCTCCTAAACTTGGTTTTATTTTTAATAATGAAATGGGCGATTTTAATCCGCAACCAGGCTATACAAACAGCAAAGGCCTAATTGGCTCTGCTGCAAACATTATTAAACCAGAAAAAAGAATGCTTTCTAGTATGACGCCTACAATTGTAGCTAAAGATGGTAAGGCTGTATTGGTAATTGGCAGTCCAGGCGGAAGAACTATTATAAACACAGTTTTTCAGACAGTATTAAATGTTATTGAGTTTGATATGCCTATACATATGGCTATTGAAACTATGAAAATTCACCACCAATGGTTGCCAGATCGTATTTTATATGAAAGAGGCCTGCTATCACCAGATACCGTAAAAGCTTTAGAAGCAATGGGACACACTATGGAACCACGTGGCCAACTTGGTCGTTTAATGGGCATTACAGTTGATTCTGATAATAAAGTCTATGTAGGAGCATCAGACTCATCTAGTCCAGATGGTGGTGCTGTTGGTTATTAA
- a CDS encoding TM2 domain-containing protein gives MSEENKDFNTEAKETANEFSEGLNNMANNENKKMLAGILGILFGYLGIHKFILGYQKEGIIQIIASVVTCGAAGIIGFIEGIIYLLKSDEDFYNTYQVGRKPWF, from the coding sequence ATGTCAGAAGAAAACAAAGATTTTAACACAGAAGCAAAAGAAACTGCTAATGAATTCTCAGAAGGTCTAAACAATATGGCTAATAACGAAAATAAGAAAATGCTTGCAGGTATTTTAGGTATTCTATTCGGTTATTTAGGAATTCATAAATTTATATTAGGCTACCAAAAAGAAGGTATTATTCAAATAATAGCAAGTGTGGTAACTTGTGGTGCAGCAGGAATTATAGGATTTATTGAGGGTATTATATACTTATTAAAATCTGATGAAGATTTTTACAACACTTACCAAGTAGGTAGAAAGCCTTGGTTCTAA
- a CDS encoding histidine decarboxylase: protein MYKNISVKDTERLHKLKENIEQARDSFLGYPVSKDFNYAELSSFLQYPINNLGDPFEDGTYKVQTHEMEKEVVAFFAKLFRAQPTDYWGYITNGGSESNLYGLYLARELYPKGMVYYSESTHYSVRKNIHLLNIPSIIIRSQENGEIDYEDFENTVRMNRHKPAIVLTTFGTTMKEAKDDVSKIKGILKNLAIQDHYIHCDAALSGTYGAFMEPRIPFDFKDGADSISISGHKFIGSPIPSGVIITKRSNRDRIAKGISYIGSLDTTITGSRNGHSPLFLWYALKKLGVDGLRARYQKSLETAVYCENRLKEIGVNAWRNPNAITVVLPKTALEVKQKWQLATEGNVAHVICMPNVTKAQIDEFIYDMSQASTIEEEEFELDF, encoded by the coding sequence ATGTATAAAAATATATCAGTAAAAGACACAGAACGTCTTCATAAATTAAAAGAAAATATAGAACAAGCCAGGGATTCATTTTTAGGTTACCCTGTATCTAAAGATTTTAATTACGCTGAGCTTAGTAGTTTTTTACAATACCCAATAAACAACTTAGGAGATCCGTTTGAAGATGGCACGTATAAGGTACAAACCCACGAAATGGAAAAGGAAGTTGTTGCATTTTTTGCTAAACTATTTAGAGCACAACCAACAGATTATTGGGGCTATATAACCAATGGTGGCTCTGAAAGTAACTTATATGGTTTGTATTTAGCAAGAGAATTATATCCAAAAGGAATGGTGTATTACTCAGAATCTACACATTATAGTGTGCGTAAAAATATTCATTTATTAAATATTCCTAGCATCATTATTCGTTCTCAAGAAAACGGAGAAATAGATTATGAAGATTTTGAAAATACGGTAAGAATGAATCGTCATAAACCAGCAATTGTACTTACCACTTTTGGCACTACAATGAAGGAAGCTAAAGACGATGTTTCTAAAATAAAAGGCATTTTAAAAAACTTAGCTATACAAGACCATTATATACATTGTGATGCTGCATTATCTGGCACATACGGTGCATTTATGGAGCCACGTATACCGTTTGACTTTAAAGACGGTGCAGATAGTATATCTATAAGCGGACATAAATTTATAGGCTCGCCAATACCATCTGGTGTTATAATAACAAAGCGCAGTAACAGAGATCGTATAGCAAAAGGCATCTCTTATATTGGCTCTTTAGACACTACAATTACAGGATCTAGAAATGGTCATAGTCCGTTATTTTTATGGTATGCACTTAAAAAATTAGGTGTAGATGGCTTAAGAGCACGTTACCAAAAAAGTTTAGAAACAGCTGTTTATTGTGAAAATAGGTTAAAAGAAATTGGTGTAAATGCTTGGCGAAATCCAAACGCTATTACTGTTGTTTTACCTAAAACAGCACTAGAAGTAAAACAAAAATGGCAATTAGCCACAGAGGGTAATGTTGCCCACGTTATATGTATGCCCAATGTTACAAAAGCACAAATAGACGAGTTTATTTATGATATGTCACAAGCCAGTACTATTGAAGAAGAAGAATTTGAGCTAGATTTTTAG
- a CDS encoding 2-hydroxyacid dehydrogenase translates to MKVLHLDKNHPLIIEQFKGFGFTNDVDYTATKEEVEAIIHNYEGLIIRSRFPLDKTFLDKATNLKFIGRLGAGLENIDTDYATQKGIFLASAPEGNRNAVGEHTLGMILSLFNKLNKADKEVRNGKWDREGNRGIELDGKTVGIIGYGNMGNAFAKKLRGFDVDVICYDIKDGVGNENATQVDLEELQQKADILSLHVPQTQLTKNMITANFINGFKKPFWLFNTARGKCVVTADLVTALKEGKILGAGLDVLEYEKASFEHMFTDNELPEDFEYLIKSDNVLLSPHVAGWTVESKIKLAQTIVDKVKAKFL, encoded by the coding sequence ATGAAAGTATTGCATTTAGATAAAAATCATCCTTTAATAATAGAACAATTTAAAGGTTTTGGTTTTACAAACGATGTAGATTATACCGCAACTAAAGAAGAAGTAGAAGCTATAATTCATAACTATGAGGGCTTAATTATACGCAGTAGATTTCCGTTAGACAAAACATTTTTAGACAAGGCAACCAATTTAAAATTTATAGGGAGATTAGGTGCTGGTCTAGAAAATATTGATACAGATTACGCTACCCAAAAAGGCATTTTTTTAGCCTCTGCACCAGAAGGTAACCGTAATGCTGTTGGCGAACATACATTGGGGATGATTTTATCTTTGTTTAACAAACTAAACAAAGCAGACAAAGAAGTCCGTAATGGAAAATGGGACAGAGAAGGCAACCGAGGAATTGAATTAGATGGCAAAACTGTGGGTATAATAGGCTATGGTAATATGGGCAATGCATTTGCAAAAAAATTACGTGGTTTTGATGTAGATGTTATTTGCTATGACATTAAAGATGGTGTTGGAAACGAAAATGCAACACAAGTAGACTTAGAAGAATTGCAACAAAAAGCAGATATTTTAAGTTTGCATGTACCACAAACACAGCTTACAAAAAATATGATAACAGCGAATTTTATAAATGGTTTTAAAAAACCGTTTTGGTTATTTAATACTGCACGTGGCAAGTGTGTTGTAACGGCAGATTTAGTAACTGCATTAAAAGAGGGTAAAATATTAGGCGCAGGACTAGATGTTTTAGAGTATGAGAAAGCTTCTTTTGAACATATGTTTACAGATAACGAGCTACCAGAAGATTTTGAATATTTAATAAAATCTGATAACGTATTACTTAGTCCGCACGTAGCTGGCTGGACGGTAGAAAGCAAAATTAAACTTGCGCAAACAATTGTAGACAAGGTTAAAGCTAAATTTTTGTAA
- a CDS encoding Lrp/AsnC family transcriptional regulator: MDAVDKKILMLLQQNAKQNTKEIADKIGLTVSPTFERIKKLEQQNYIKGYVALLNEEKINKAIKVYCHITLATHSRELIDNFKNNVAHLPEIMSCQHLSGNYDFLLKVAVSDMTQYQQFVLDKLSVIKGISNVQSSFVLEEIKNDTAYVL, encoded by the coding sequence ATGGATGCTGTAGACAAAAAAATACTAATGTTATTGCAACAAAATGCAAAACAGAACACTAAAGAAATTGCAGATAAAATAGGACTAACAGTATCTCCTACCTTTGAGCGTATAAAAAAGTTAGAGCAGCAAAATTATATTAAGGGTTATGTTGCCCTGCTTAATGAAGAAAAAATAAATAAAGCCATAAAAGTGTATTGCCATATTACACTAGCAACACACTCTAGAGAGTTAATAGATAATTTTAAAAATAATGTGGCCCATTTGCCAGAAATTATGAGCTGCCAACACTTGTCTGGTAATTATGATTTTTTACTAAAAGTTGCTGTTAGTGATATGACGCAGTACCAACAATTTGTATTAGATAAATTATCTGTAATTAAGGGTATATCTAACGTGCAAAGTTCTTTTGTGTTAGAAGAAATTAAGAATGATACAGCTTATGTTTTATAA
- the rsmA gene encoding 16S rRNA (adenine(1518)-N(6)/adenine(1519)-N(6))-dimethyltransferase RsmA has protein sequence MSKKKKEFFKKNKAQRKNDSPVKAKKHLGQHFLTDEAIAQQIAETLTHNGYTNVIEIGPGTGVLTKYILKHDLNLIAMDLDTESIAYLNQNFLLEHPELLNRKGTFKVVEADFLKQDLTTIFGDEQFAISGNFPYNISTQIVFKTLEHKQQIPEFTGMFQKEVAERICSKEGSKAYGILSVLTQAYYHAEYLFTVPPTVFNPPPKVDSGVLRLTRKENLDIGVDEKLLYRVVKAVFNQRRKTIRNSLKTFELSDNLKEDPIFGKRPEQLAVEDFVALTKKIANDTV, from the coding sequence ATGTCTAAAAAAAAGAAAGAATTTTTCAAGAAAAACAAGGCCCAACGTAAAAATGATAGTCCAGTTAAGGCTAAAAAACACCTTGGCCAGCATTTTTTGACAGATGAAGCTATTGCCCAACAAATTGCAGAAACACTAACTCATAATGGGTATACTAATGTTATAGAAATTGGTCCGGGTACTGGTGTACTTACCAAGTACATTTTAAAACATGATTTAAATTTAATAGCTATGGATTTAGATACTGAATCTATAGCATATTTAAATCAGAATTTTTTACTAGAACACCCAGAACTACTTAACCGAAAAGGTACATTTAAAGTTGTGGAGGCAGATTTTTTAAAACAAGATTTAACTACCATTTTTGGCGACGAACAATTTGCAATAAGTGGCAACTTCCCGTATAACATATCTACACAAATTGTATTTAAAACATTAGAGCATAAACAGCAAATACCAGAGTTTACAGGAATGTTCCAAAAAGAAGTTGCAGAGCGCATTTGCTCTAAAGAGGGCAGCAAAGCATACGGTATTTTATCTGTATTAACTCAAGCTTACTACCACGCAGAATATTTATTTACAGTACCGCCAACTGTTTTTAATCCGCCACCAAAGGTAGATTCTGGCGTACTAAGACTAACACGTAAAGAAAATTTAGACATTGGTGTAGATGAAAAATTACTGTACCGTGTTGTAAAAGCAGTTTTTAATCAGCGTAGAAAAACCATTAGAAACAGCTTAAAAACCTTTGAACTTTCTGATAATTTAAAAGAAGACCCTATCTTTGGCAAACGTCCAGAACAATTAGCCGTTGAGGATTTTGTAGCACTTACAAAAAAGATAGCCAATGACACCGTTTAA
- a CDS encoding MBL fold metallo-hydrolase produces MTKNLLHICVLLLLFSACKPKNKPATATDNTDHNTASSSPTKISNTALIILGTVQDAGSPQIGCKKDCCKNLFTNPDPNRKVVSLGVVDNQNKATFLFEATPDIATQVKALKNSANFNAQEIPTGIFLTHAHIGHYAGLMFLGKEAMNASNTPVYTMPKMKTFLEENGPWSQLVANKNIAIKATENKQTLELTSNLKVVPFTVPHRDEFSETVGYTIIGPNKRALFIPDIDKWNKWGQDITTEIAKVDYAFIDATFFDAEEINNRDISEIPHPFIIESMGLFKELPATEKSKINFIHFNHTNPALNIKSTKAKQVIKNGFNIAQINTVYNL; encoded by the coding sequence ATGACAAAAAACCTTTTACATATTTGTGTCTTATTACTTTTATTTAGTGCGTGTAAACCTAAAAACAAACCTGCTACCGCAACAGATAACACAGACCATAATACAGCAAGTAGCTCACCTACAAAGATTAGCAATACAGCTTTAATTATTTTAGGTACTGTACAAGATGCAGGGTCACCACAAATAGGCTGTAAAAAAGACTGTTGCAAAAACTTATTTACAAACCCAGATCCAAACAGAAAAGTAGTTTCATTGGGTGTTGTAGACAACCAAAACAAAGCCACATTTTTGTTTGAAGCCACACCAGATATTGCAACACAAGTAAAGGCCTTAAAAAACAGTGCTAATTTTAATGCACAAGAAATTCCTACTGGTATTTTTTTAACACACGCACATATTGGTCATTACGCAGGTTTAATGTTTCTTGGGAAAGAAGCTATGAATGCTAGTAACACACCTGTTTATACTATGCCAAAAATGAAAACTTTTTTAGAGGAAAACGGTCCTTGGAGTCAGCTTGTTGCAAATAAAAACATAGCTATTAAAGCAACAGAAAACAAGCAAACACTAGAACTTACCTCTAATTTAAAGGTGGTTCCGTTTACAGTGCCACACAGAGATGAGTTTTCGGAAACCGTAGGTTATACTATAATTGGGCCAAATAAAAGAGCATTATTTATTCCTGACATAGACAAATGGAATAAGTGGGGCCAAGATATTACTACTGAGATTGCCAAGGTAGATTATGCCTTTATAGATGCTACTTTTTTTGATGCCGAAGAAATAAACAACAGAGACATATCAGAAATTCCACATCCGTTTATTATAGAAAGTATGGGATTATTTAAAGAGCTACCAGCTACAGAAAAAAGCAAAATTAACTTTATACATTTTAATCATACAAATCCGGCTCTAAACATAAAAAGCACAAAGGCAAAACAAGTAATAAAAAACGGCTTTAACATTGCGCAGATTAATACTGTTTACAATTTATAA